Proteins co-encoded in one Kutzneria chonburiensis genomic window:
- a CDS encoding sugar ABC transporter ATP-binding protein, with amino-acid sequence MTVTAEKLVKVFPGVRALDEATLRLEPGSVHALLGENGAGKSTLIKIMTGVLRPDGGRIVLADGSEAHFGGPHDAQRAGIGVVHQERNLIPAFSVAENIALSAVPQRFGFVDRNATRTIARRCLDQLQVELDVDRPVSSLSVAQMQLVEIAKALAVDTQVLLLDEPTASLTSDEADRLFAVMRALRDHGHAIVLVSHKLDEVFAIADTVTVLRDGRSVAEAQPLSGFSHDEVVDLMVGRAHAVVELARTPVDENAVPALELDGVSTADGHRDVSLAVRPGEIVGLYGLVGAGRSELARAVLGLDTITAGTVRIRGEQARIRDVGEALSRYRMGYVTENRKEEGVFLEQPISRNIAVTVWRRLARFGLVRAADENSLVSTYQERLGLRLSGPTQPAGQLSGGNQQKVSLAKWLAADCDILVIDEPTVGIDVRTKAAFHELIIGLAADGLAILLISSDLPEMVTLADRVLVMRDHQIVGEVDNDHSYARTSKAVGRLLTA; translated from the coding sequence ATGACTGTCACGGCGGAGAAACTGGTCAAGGTGTTCCCGGGCGTCCGGGCCCTGGACGAGGCGACGCTACGGCTGGAGCCGGGCAGTGTGCACGCGTTGCTGGGCGAGAACGGGGCCGGCAAGAGCACCCTGATCAAGATCATGACGGGCGTGCTGCGGCCGGACGGCGGCCGCATCGTGCTGGCCGACGGCAGCGAGGCGCACTTCGGCGGCCCACACGACGCCCAGCGGGCCGGCATCGGCGTGGTGCACCAGGAACGCAACCTGATCCCGGCCTTCTCCGTCGCCGAGAACATCGCGCTTTCCGCGGTACCGCAACGGTTCGGCTTCGTCGACCGCAACGCCACGCGCACCATCGCGCGCCGCTGTCTCGATCAGCTCCAGGTCGAACTGGACGTGGACCGGCCGGTGTCCTCGCTGTCGGTGGCCCAGATGCAGCTGGTCGAGATCGCCAAGGCGCTGGCTGTGGACACGCAGGTCCTGCTGCTCGACGAGCCGACGGCCTCGCTGACCTCGGACGAGGCCGACCGGCTGTTCGCGGTGATGCGGGCGCTGCGCGATCACGGGCACGCGATCGTCCTGGTCAGCCACAAGCTGGACGAGGTCTTCGCGATCGCCGACACCGTGACGGTGCTGCGCGACGGCCGCAGCGTCGCCGAGGCGCAGCCGCTGTCCGGCTTCAGCCACGACGAGGTCGTCGACCTCATGGTCGGCCGCGCCCACGCCGTGGTGGAACTGGCCCGCACGCCGGTCGACGAGAATGCCGTGCCGGCGCTGGAACTTGACGGCGTCAGCACCGCCGACGGCCATCGCGACGTGTCGCTGGCCGTGCGGCCGGGCGAGATCGTCGGCCTGTACGGCCTGGTCGGCGCCGGCCGCAGCGAGCTGGCCCGGGCCGTGCTCGGCCTCGACACGATCACCGCCGGCACGGTGAGAATCCGCGGCGAGCAGGCCCGGATCCGTGACGTCGGCGAGGCGCTGAGCCGCTACCGGATGGGTTACGTCACCGAGAACCGCAAGGAGGAAGGCGTCTTCCTGGAGCAGCCGATCAGCCGCAACATCGCCGTCACGGTGTGGCGGCGGCTGGCCCGCTTCGGCCTGGTGCGGGCCGCCGACGAGAACTCGCTCGTGTCGACCTATCAGGAACGCCTCGGCCTGCGGCTGTCCGGCCCGACGCAGCCGGCCGGGCAGCTGTCCGGCGGCAACCAGCAGAAGGTCAGCCTGGCCAAGTGGCTGGCCGCCGACTGCGACATCCTGGTGATCGACGAGCCGACCGTCGGCATCGACGTGCGCACCAAGGCCGCCTTCCACGAGCTGATCATCGGCTTGGCCGCCGACGGCCTGGCCATCCTGCTCATCTCCTCCGACCTGCCGGAGATGGTCACGCTGGCCGACCGCGTGCTGGTCATGCGCGACCACCAGATCGTCGGCGAGGTCGACAACGACCACAGCTATGCGCGCACGTCCAAAGCGGTCGGACGGTTGCTGACCGCCTGA
- a CDS encoding DUF6328 family protein — protein sequence MARGETPTQRLDRNYAELLQEIRVAQTGVQLLLAFLLSLAFTPKFGSLGAFDRGAFVASLVLGAAATALLIAPAPVHRLVFQHRLKRQLVHLTSGLALCGLVLLMLSLASALMLILDVVLGQEWAGMLTAGIVSWFSLWWYIVPLWLRWRRGQSPKLRLPRQH from the coding sequence ATGGCTCGCGGGGAGACACCGACCCAGCGGCTCGACCGCAACTACGCCGAGCTGTTGCAGGAGATCCGGGTGGCCCAGACCGGCGTGCAGCTGCTGCTGGCGTTCCTGCTCTCGCTGGCCTTCACGCCGAAGTTCGGGTCGCTGGGCGCGTTCGACCGGGGCGCGTTCGTGGCCAGCCTGGTGCTCGGCGCGGCGGCGACGGCGCTGCTGATCGCGCCCGCACCCGTGCACCGGCTGGTGTTCCAGCACCGGCTCAAGCGCCAGCTCGTGCACCTGACCAGCGGCTTGGCCCTGTGCGGGCTGGTGCTGCTGATGCTGTCGCTGGCCTCGGCGCTGATGCTGATCCTGGACGTGGTGCTGGGGCAGGAGTGGGCCGGCATGCTCACCGCCGGGATCGTCAGCTGGTTCTCGCTGTGGTGGTACATCGTGCCGCTGTGGCTGCGCTGGCGGCGCGGGCAGTCGCCCAAGCTGCGGCTGCCGCGTCAGCACTGA
- a CDS encoding acyltransferase family protein: MTVTRADLPSLTGMRWAAAFMVFGLHIVVASMLDPDSAGSKVASLLFGAGEIGVSFFFVLSGFVLMWSARPGDSPLRFWRRRLARIYPVHIVTALLAVVLGATLGQLARPDVFYGVPDFDVFLTNVFLIHSWIPGEQQSLNTVSWTLACEAFFYLTFPIWGALARRLSARGAWVFALVSVGLVVLPAYVQGELPAVHWLQAFPAARIGEFTLGVALARLVALEAWRGPRLEIAVGVMLLSYFLVPVWPGQYAFSVATIIGFGVLIPAAAVADLRNEQSFWRSPTMVRLGELSFAFYMVHLLVIRVVRRAAPGLVRLHSTPELFVVAGIFVVSLGLAWALYEYVETPCRRFLTRPRQAVSNRPTALDVRA, encoded by the coding sequence GTGACCGTCACCCGGGCCGACCTGCCGTCACTGACCGGAATGCGCTGGGCCGCCGCGTTCATGGTGTTCGGCCTGCACATCGTGGTCGCCTCGATGCTCGATCCGGACAGCGCCGGCTCGAAGGTGGCCTCGCTGCTGTTCGGCGCCGGCGAGATCGGGGTGTCGTTCTTCTTCGTGCTGTCGGGCTTCGTGCTGATGTGGTCGGCCCGGCCCGGTGACAGCCCGTTGCGGTTCTGGCGGCGTCGGCTGGCCCGGATCTACCCGGTGCACATCGTCACCGCGCTGTTAGCCGTCGTGCTCGGCGCGACGCTCGGGCAGCTGGCCCGCCCGGACGTGTTCTACGGCGTGCCGGACTTCGATGTCTTTCTGACCAACGTGTTCCTGATCCACTCGTGGATCCCGGGCGAGCAGCAGTCGCTCAACACGGTCAGCTGGACGCTGGCCTGCGAGGCGTTCTTCTACCTCACGTTCCCGATCTGGGGCGCGCTGGCGCGACGGCTCTCGGCCCGTGGGGCGTGGGTGTTCGCGCTGGTCAGCGTGGGTCTGGTGGTGTTGCCGGCGTATGTGCAGGGTGAGCTGCCGGCGGTGCACTGGCTCCAGGCGTTCCCGGCCGCGCGGATCGGCGAGTTCACGCTCGGCGTGGCGCTGGCCCGGCTGGTGGCACTGGAGGCGTGGCGCGGTCCACGGCTGGAGATCGCCGTCGGGGTGATGCTGCTCAGCTACTTCCTGGTACCGGTGTGGCCCGGGCAGTACGCCTTCTCGGTCGCCACGATCATCGGCTTCGGCGTGCTCATCCCGGCCGCCGCGGTGGCCGATCTGCGCAACGAGCAGTCGTTCTGGCGGTCGCCGACGATGGTCCGGCTCGGCGAGCTCTCGTTCGCCTTCTACATGGTCCACCTGCTGGTGATCCGCGTGGTGCGGCGGGCCGCGCCGGGGCTGGTGCGGCTGCACAGCACCCCGGAACTGTTCGTGGTCGCCGGCATTTTCGTGGTGTCGCTGGGATTGGCCTGGGCGCTCTACGAGTACGTGGAGACGCCGTGCCGGCGGTTCCTGACCCGGCCGCGTCAGGCGGTCAGCAACCGTCCGACCGCTTTGGACGTGCGCGCATAG